The DNA region GTCAGTGCACACTGAGGAAATCTGTTTCCTCAGTGCCCCGTGGTGCAGAGCAAGTGcaggggagcaggagaggggctTGCTGGGCTTTCCCGGTGCTCTCTGCGaggctgggatgggggaaaCTCGGCAGGAGATGCCGACACGGACGTGGAGCCGTGTCTGGGATTTCACAGCCTGTCCCTTGGATTTGCTTCAGGCAGGGTGGTGGAACGTGCAATTTTATATTGTTTTCCACGTTTCCTGGGGTGGCCCAGGCAGACCCCCGGAGCTGGCTCGGTGCAGGATGCTCCCCCAGGGGAGATGCCGGGGTGGATCTCAGCTGCCCGCGCTGCTCCtttcagcccagcccagcccggcgcTGCTCCGGCAGTGATGACTCCGAGGAGCAGGGCTGTCCACACGGTCCTCCCTGAGGAAACAGCAACCCCTGCGACGTGAAATCATCGCGTGCGGCTCAGGAGCTGCCGTAACCTCCCTGGAATGTGCCCTCAGATATTTGTCTTTCGATTGGAACCTATCAGTTCCTGTGctgaggtgtttttttgggaaaagccTCTTCCTCATCACACCGTTCTTCCAGTAGGAGGGTCAGGCGTCCAacctcctccctccagccctgagACCACCTCAGCCTTTCCCTGGCTGTCTCCTGCCGGTGGGCTGGGGCCAGCGTTTGTTTGTCCCTGTTAGCACAGAGTAGGAGGACACATTCCCTGCCCGGTGGCATCGGAGCTGctccagaggtgctccagcctcACACGTGCCAgctggagggatggagggatgggtGGTCACCCAGGTGGGACAGGACATTGGCTTGGACGGGCACAAGCTGGTCCTCACAGCCCTTCCTGGCCTCTGGCTGGTGGAGGTTGGGAGCCAAGGtgtagggagagagggaaaagaggagcACAAAGGCTCTGTGGGGACCCAGGGGTGCTCCCTGCGCTGCTGGCGGGAGTTtggcagggaagggatgggTGAAGGAGCCCCATAAATCCCTGAACCCGCGAGCTTTCCCAGGAgggatgaggagcagcagcctctggaacATCCCAAGGCAGGACAGCAGCTCCCGAGACATCCACACCCCGGCCAGGAGCATGGCCGCGCTCCGGCGATGGATGACAGGCAATGACAGATAATGACAGGCAATGACAGGACAGACAATGAGAAGGAagttctgctgcagctccttccctgggctgggctcgCCGGTCCCAGcggctcctggcacagctgatcTCCTCGCTCCCTCTAGTGGGATTGCGATGGCTGCGTGGGCTCCTGCCTGGCCACACCTGTGTCCCCGTTCgtcctcctctcctcctggagagccTCCCCATGGGAGTTCTTTTTTGCTGCCACAAAGCCCCCAGCACTTCTCAAGCttctggggaaggaaaaaaaccattgTCCCGATCCCGCCTGGAGCATTCCGAGGTGAATCTCCTGCAAGAGCAGCGTCCCAGCCATGTCCCTACAGCTCCtacagccctgccaggagctgaaAGAGCTGCTCCAGTAATGGTTAAACCCCAGGTtttggggctgagctgggatcctgagcagaggggacagggtgAGGCCATTCCCCCAGTGGCCccagatgggatttgggggttttagagGAGGGACAAGAGGGATGGGGGGAGGAAGCGCCTTGGGGGGCTCTGTGTGTTGGGTTTGGAAGTCCTGGAAAGGGGAgaggggtggaggggaaggaggaagagaggaggaggagatgaaaagagagagaaggagaggagaggagaggagaggagaggagaggagaggagaggagaggagaggagaggagaggagaggagaggagaggagaggagaggagaggagaggagaggagaggagaggagaggagaggagaggagaggagagagaggagaggagaggagaggagaggagaggagaggagaggagaggagaggagaggagaggagaggagaggagaggagaggagaggagaggagaggagaggagaggagaggagaggagaggagaggagaggagaggagaggagaggagaggagaggagaggagaggagaggagaggagaggagaggagaggagaggagaggagaggagaggagaggagaggagaggagaggagaggagaggagaggagaggagaggagaggagaggagaggagaggagaggagaggagaggagaggagaggagaggagaggagaggagaggagaggagaggagaggagaggagaggagaggagaggagaggagaggagaggagaggagaggagaggagaggagaggagagaagcGGGAGGAAAACAGAAGAACAGGAGGAGGAGTagaagagaggaggagaggaggtgAGGAGGGGAATAAagaaagggaggggaaggagggaaggggaggggaggagaggggacgagaggaggacagcagcagcaggagaggcgGAGGGCCGGCCCCGCGCGGTCCCGCCCAGAGGAGCTGCCCGAGGCTGGCGGCGGAGCTGTCGCCCGGCGGCCTCGCAGATGTTCCCcgtccccctcctcctccccctcctcctcgCCCCCGGCAGCGCCACGGTCGCCCCGGGGGTCACAGGCGAGTGtcagccccggggccgggggggtcccggtccGGGTGCCCGAGGCCCGAGTTGTGCCGCGGGGGAGGCGGGCGGCGCCTCCCGGGCCCCCTCAcggagccgctcccggcgccTGATCCAACACGCGACGGCGGCTCCGGGCTCGGGCGCGCCTTATCCCGGGGAAAAGCTTTTAAGGGAAGGTCGGGCAGGGACTTGCGGCTTTTCCCGGCTCTCAGCGCGGGTTCCCGCGGGCGGGGGCTgtgcccgggggtcccgcagctCCGTCTGTgccccccagagcaggagggagcGTTTCCATGGCCCTGCTGAGAgatttggggtgtgggggggtgAGAAGCTCCGCAGGGCCCGCCAGGAGCGTGGGCAGGGGGGATTGGGCCGCTGTGGCCCTCAGGTgacagcccagctgcagagccGGCCCAGCCCTCGGCACGGCACAGGAGCCAGCCCGAGCTGCTGCACAGAGCCCGCAGGAGGCCACGGAGCCCCTCTGAGCCGGGCTGGGGGCGttcagagaagagaaggatccagggagagctccctgaaggagctccaggagagcctgggacaagggatggaggggcagGACAAGGCGAAatgccttcccactgccagagggaagggttagatgggatactggggGAAAATCTTCACTGTGTgggaggtgaggccctggcagaggtttcccagaggagctgtggctgccccatccctggcagtgttctAATCCCTAGGCCAGGTTAGACATTGTGgattggagcagcctgggatagtggaaggtgtcctgcccATGGAACTGAGCGATCTTtcaggttccttccaacccaaacccttccatgATTCACGATTCTATAAATAATTCCCTCCGCAGCCGAGGCAGGaagggctcctgcagcacctcccaggTGGATGAAGTGGGATCCCTGCGGCTCTGGGGTGACTCCTGCTTTCTCTTCCAGCCCGCACGCTCGCTCCCTGCTACTCGGCCGACCTGCGCCCGGCCGCGGGCAGCCTGGTGTCGGCCGTGGGCTGCACCGTGCTGCTGACGGCCCCGGCGCTGCGGGGCAGCAGGGCCGTGTCCTGGGAATACCGAGCGGGCTCGGAGGACGGGGTCATCCTCAGCTATGGCTTCCATCACCCCCCCAACGTGTCCCACCTCTACGAGAAACGCGTGACGTTCAACGAGTCCAACCTGTCGCTGCAGGTGGTGCTGCAGCGTGGGGACAGCCGCCTCTACCGCCTCAGGGCCCTGGAGGAGGCCACCACCTGGTTCCATCTGCACGTTGTGGGTGAGTGGTGCCACGGCCAGCTCTCCTccgtggctgggagctgggattgcCATGGGTTTGAGTGCTGACgctgcctctgcctctcccAGAGCCACTGTCCCAGCCAAAAATTGTGGGCAACTCTTGGGTGGAGGCAGGAAGCAACACCAAACTGGTTTGCAACGTGCTGCAAGGAAAGGCAGATGCCTACTGGTGGATGAAAAATGGGGTGCTGCTCGTGGAAAGTGAGCGCATCCAGTTTGTGGAGAACACAACGCTCTGCATCCTGCGGGCGTCCATCAGCGACAGCGGCTACTACACCTGCATAGTGAGCAACGCCGTGAGCCAGAATGAGACCTCCTTCCTGCTCAAGGTCCACCGTGAGTGCATTCCTTCCCCTGCCCAGGAGAAAAACGGGGGGACCACCCAAGAAAGGGATTCTCTCTCCTGGGAGGCTGTGGGTGGGTTAAATTTAGGTTATATTTGCTCTGGTGCAGAGGCTCTGTGTTCTCCCCTTTGCAGACTATACCAATGTGGTGCTGCCTGTGATGCTGACCTGTGTCATCATCGGCTCGCTCGCAGGTGGGTGCTGAGGGGGCTCTTTGCCCTGTTTCTGGCTGGTGGGTGCCATGGCAAGTGCTGTGGCCACCAGAGGTGGGTGAGAGTGTCCCATGTGGCAcatccctgccaggacctggctcTCCCACCCTGGCATCccgtgggcaggggctgggttTTGTCACAGCTGCTGTTTCCAGCAGGGTGTCCCCAGTCCGAGGAGGTCATGCTGGTCTCTGTGGATGATGATGGtggtggggctctgagcagcctgggctagtggaaggtgttcctgccaatggcaggggttggaactggatgggctttgaaggtccctccaacccaaacagttctgggattctgggattttctgatgctgctgctttgtgccCAGGTGTTTTCGTCTGGTACCAGAGAAGGGAGGACTCATGTGACAACTGTTGGTAAGATGCCTTCAGCCTCCTGTTGGGTTAGCCCCCTTGCTCCAGCCAAAGTTTTCTCTCTACAAGCCCAAATTTATCCTTGGCTGGATCCAAGTGAGCTGGAGATGTAGGAGAGCTCAGGGTGCTATTCCAGCCTCTGCTAAGAGGCTGCTCTCCCACCCTGGaggctcctgctgtcccctctaTTTAATCCCCACTCTGGAAATATATCTGATTCCTCCAGCCAGACCCTGACACTCCTGGTTACCTTAGCTCTGAATAATGGGTGGGCTTTTGAACActccagaaatttctgggaagcAGATGATTCTCAAGATTTTCTCAGAAATCACTCCCTCTCTGTGACCACAAACGGGCTCAGGCTGTTCACTGGAGCTTCTTGGAGGGTGAGGGTAAGGATGGGGAGGGTAAGGATGCAAACCCATCCCATGAGGGGTGGGTTACAAACGAGGAGCTCTCAGGTGTCTGGTGCAGTCAGAACCCAGGGAGCTCTAGACAGACAAATTGGCCAGGGTAGCTCCTGGAATCTGGAGTAGGGCAGAAGTCCAGATGTCCTGGTGCTGCCACTGCCACCGTGGGACCCTGAGCTGGCTGAGGTCCTGGAGGGGTCAAAGTGCTCAGGACATGGCTCATGTGGGCCCTCTCTTCTCCTTGCAGTAGAACTGGGTCAGTCCTGCTGTAGCCCTTTCCAGGTGATGGATACTGCTGGGAGTGCCAGgtatcccatcccatcccagcctctcctgggctCACCTGTGACGTGTTCaagctgccaggacctgcaaatacttttttttaaacactggtTTGGACTATTTATATGTTGTCCTGCTCTTCCTGTTGTGCATCCTTGGGGAGGGGGGTGTacctgctccctccctccatcctccTGGCTTCCTCCAGAGGCTCTGGAAAGAGCCACTGTTCCTGCTGGGCAAATCCACAGTCGTGGGGCTGCTGGGAGGtgccccagtgccagccctgcctccctgggGCCTCCCggtgccctgctgtgccaggggtttgccagggggctcaggggctgaggctctgggcatcctgctcCGTGTGACCCttggagggaggagaaaggcCAGGATTGTGCTGGGTGTGCagccaggaggcagcaggagctggcagggagtgGGGGAGCAGCAAAGCAGCTCCGTTTCTGAGAGCAGATcccaaggagcagcagcctgaggTGGGGATGCTCAGGAGCCCAactcctccagccctgggctctgcaggatctggggacatcctggggacatcccctcctcttcccagcatcagtgctgctgccagcttgTCCTTCCTGTTTGCTGCTCCTGCGGGTGACAACGGCCTCAGCCTGGCTGGATAcaggcagccctgctcctgtcccctgctcctgtcccctcctgtcccctgctgtcctcTCCCTCCCCGTGCTGCCTCTGCAGGGCCCTCCTGGGCTTTGCTATGGAGGGGATGTTACTCCTTCAGCTGAgccaggaggcagagcaggatccccagcctggagaggagtGGATGCTACCCCAGGTGCTGGACCCCACTGTTGGTCACCTCAGGACATTTGCACCCCCTTTTTATCTGAGGGGGAAATGCCAGGTGCAGGGCCCTCCCTGAGCCAGTCCCCAGCACctctggagcaggctggggacCTCTCAAAGGCAAACTGGAAAATTGTGGGAGGGATCTCTGCAGGATTCAGGGGCTGTTAGCAAGGGGCCATCTCAGCCTGGGGCTTCGTGGAACCATTAAAGGAAGCAGAGGGGTTTGGGTGGAATCAGTGAGATTCTAACCCTGTTGGAAGCTGCAGGGCAGGTTGTCAGGTTCTCTGTTGCGCTTGAGGGTGTAAAACGTAGCCACACCTTTTACAAGAAATACTTTTCTAAGCGTTCTGGGGAGTTGTCTGTGACTGGTTTTGGagattttgtgttttgttgatGTCTGTTGCTGCTAATAAAGAGTGTATGTTATCCCAGAGGGTATTGCTGTGATGTTTAGGGGTGGGAAATGCCCCCTTGGAGCCCAGGGTAGCAGTGGGGTAGGAATCAGCTCCTGGTGGGGTGTGGCTGGTGGCAGACCTGGGAATGCTGGATTTGTCCTGgtgtccagctctgggagaTGATCCCTTCCTCTTGAGGACATCCTTTGCTCCGCTTATGGGGTTCCTgcatccccatcccctccctcacctgctcctgtggcagtgccagcctgaGGGACTCAGCTGGGGTTAAGAACAGCCCAACAACTCTGCTCCAAGTCTGGGTGAGGGTATTTTTAACCTGGCCCCGTTCCCTGAGTCATGAGAGCCtggcagctgccctggcagtgcctgggTCGAGCTGCCTTCCAAGGAGCTGGGTCGGGGCTGCCCTTGGGGGGgctttttggggaggtttggggttcTTCTGGGGGCCTTTgggtgcagggctgtgctcagcagctgTTTGGGGTTGGAAAAGGTTCCTTTGGGCTGCAGGAAACGTCTCAGTATGTTGTGACAGCCAGGACAAACAGccactggcacaggctgagTACGATTTTCTGAGTAAATAAATCCCAGAGTGTGTCAGACGCCCTGGGACGGACCTGAGGAAGAGCTGTTGACAGCATCCACCTCCTCCCACCCTGGTTTTTGTGCCTTCATGTCCTTCCTCCGCCTTTACTACTGGTAAAGCCAGAATCTATTTCAAGTTACTCCAGCGTTACTCCCAGAAAAGTATTTCATGCTAGTTCCAGGTATATCTACACAAATAGCTCTAAATTGTTGtaaacaaacattaaataaaCAAGTGAAAgactcctgcagctgctgctgctgctaaagGGGCTTCTCTACTTCAGGCTTTGATTTTCTGCAGAAACAAAAGGGGAAATGTGACTTTATTTGGCCTCCCCTGGGTctgatttattatttaaaaaggcAGAATCAGGTTAATTTAATGGACATTTATTATGAGGATCACAGAGGAACCCAAACTGAGACCCCTGAACCCCCTAAAGCTGGGGGAAGGCTTGGGCTTGCTTAGCCAAGTGAGAGGCACCCACATGGATCTCAGCTGGGAATGGTGTCCTTGGTGCCTGGCTGAGACATTTCAAAGGACCTggaaggaaggggaggggggacaTGCTGAGCATccaaattgttccctgtgagtgTGGGaaggcctggcacagggtacccagagaagctgtggatccctggaagtgtccaaggccaggctggacagggcttggagcagcctgggatcgtggaagtgtccctgcccagggcagggggtggaactggataaTGACAGAATTCCCTTTCCACCTAAACCATTCTGTTAATCCACGAATCCAGGAGGAATTAAGGCTTAAAAACTTCAGGTTGAGGCCATGAGTGGGAGTTTTGAGTGGGCTCTCAAGTGCTTTGCTGGATGGGGACCCCACCAGAGCCACCCCCTGAACCCAGCAAGAACATAGGGGCtgagggcagtgctgggctggatcTTTCTTGTGGTCTGAGTCTTAATCTAAAACACAGGAGAGTTTCCATATCCTGCTTATTTTGCTTCAAGATATACAAATTCATGTGGAAAATAGGAATTTATGTGGAAAATAAGAACAAAGGACCTACCTGGCTTTGTCCATCCAACAGTCATCACAGTCCTTGCTCCAGCCCTGAGTCGTGTGACGTGTAAAAGACAAATCTGTCCCCAAATCAGGAGAAGGTGTGAGAGGCACCAAGGATGGGGTGTTGTATTTGGGACAGTCAGTGGGAACTATTAAACACGGGGGCTTCacaaaaaccaaataaacccCTTTTAAACAattcctgtggctgctgctcgATGTGGGGACCCCGAGGCGttgtgaggggctgggaggggaaggaggagcagaCTTACAGCAGAGGCAAATGGCGAGGAGCGGGAGGGCCGACACGGCCGCTGCGCTGCACACCAGGATGGTCACGTCCATGAACTCCGTGCATCCTTCTTCTATGCCAGACaaaacagcagggccagggaaaggaggaaggcaGGTTGCCACCATGAaagcacaaacacacaaaaaaatagaaaataaaataggtgGAGGATGTTGAAACCGAATTTTGCCAAGATTTCATTTCCCCGAAACTCCTGGTTCGTTGGGCTCGTTTTGGAGGCCTAACAGCCAAATTTTGAAGGGATGTGGGGATGACACGAGCTGTGCTCTTGGGGCGGTCCCTGGAGGATCTCTGCTCACCGTGGCGGTGGTAGATGCTCCTGATGAGGAAGGTGCTGCTCAGCACCACGACCACCACGGCCCCCGGCGCGGCGTAGCCCATGGTGCGCTGTGCTGCAGAGGTGCACAGGAAAAAGAGATGTAGGTGAGGTGTGGGTGCAGGGCTGGCCTCACCCAGGCACTGGTGAGGGATCCACCAGCCTGGGTCAGCACAGGAgttctcattttaaaatgttaggGATGATGTTTTGGGCAGAATAACCTCCCTGTGGACCAGTTTGGTCCATCCTTGGTGGGACCGCTCACCCTTTTTGCACTTCAGATGGCTGAAATCTGTAGGCTGGAAAATCACGGTGGTGGCAACCAGGAAGGTCACCACGGTGAGGTAGCTCAGGGTGATCTCGGGCAGTATGACAGCCACAGAAGGGCCTGAAAGACAACAGGGCAAGGCAGAGACCTCAATGTTCCATTGCCCACCCCCTTCAACACCTGGGAACACTGCATTACGTGCCTTCCCCACCCTCCTCTGacttccagcctttccttgcaGCCTCTCCATTCTCTGATCATTTtactgtcctgctgggactcatCCTGGGAAAGGGctctgggaaaaggggaataaTTGCATTAATTGTCCAGGGGGGTGTGTAATGCACGTGGTGGTCCAGCCCCTCCAGACCTGGAGATCACACATGGAGATCACACATGGACACCACACATGGATCATGTATTTATCCGGATGGGTCTGTCCCCCACATTCCATGGTGTGACTCCCCTGTCCCTCACTGCCTTCCTCTCTGGGCCCCACTGGACTCTCCCATGGGGTTTGTCCCTCCTCCCTCCAaacctccccacagcccctctgaccTTCCTCCCACATCCAGAGGATGCCAGCGGTGCCATCCAGGATGCAGGCGATGCACACCAGCCCACAGGTGTAGGAGCTAAGCCACCTCCAGAGCTCCCCCCCTAAAAACCCAGAGCAGAACGGGGTGACTACTGTGACCCCTGGGAATCCTGTGCCAGCCACCACCCCTTCCTCAGGGTGGGATGCAGTCCATCCCCACCCAGATGCTGTAGGATatcccaggatttgggggttcccagagCAAGGTTCTTTGCTCTCCCCTGCCAGACAAGGGAAATGGGGTCCCGCTCCCCCCAGCTCACTTATCCTGAGCTTTTCGGACTGGCAGACAGGAATAATTAATCCCCACGCTGAGACAGCAGCAAAGACCACAGCGATTACAGCAATCCTCAGGGTGTGCTTCAAACGGTGGGAGAGACCTGGAAAAGAGCGACCCCGAGGGGCAGGAGACAGGACATCAGCAGGACCAACCCCCTGGCTCCAGGACAGGTTCCATTTATTTGCCAGCTGGTGGCCAAATACGCTCCATGCAACGTCCAGCCTGGGGTGGGTGCTCCTCAAATCTTCCCAGCACCCTCCTGCCCAGGTCCTGCTCAGCATCACCTTGGCCAAGGGCCATAGCTTTGGACCTGCCCCAAGAGGGAGCAGCCAATGGCAGGATCAGAGGCTGGGAATTGCTGCTGATCATCCCAAAatgggcagctcctgtgggcaCCGCCTCCTGGGGAGGGCGGCCAGACCGTGGGGATAGAGGCTGAAGGAGTGGATGGAACACTGAGACATCCCCAGGGAAAGgtggagggcaggaggagcaaTGGGAGGTGAGACCTTCAATGGTGACCTCCAGGGAGGTTTCTTGCCAGCTGATCCCGTTGCTGGCATTGCAGGAGTAGGAGCCACAGTCTGACTTCTTGGCTGGCCTCAGGTGCAGAACGCTGTGGCTGCTGGACAGCTGGGGAACTCTGTCTGGGAGAAGGGGCTGCCCATCCTTCTTCCAGGTGATGGTGTCCACTCTGCCCTCTGCCACCTCACAGACAACCTGGCCGGTGGCCCGAGCCAGGAGATTGCTGGTCCGGAGCTGAGGGCGGGACACAGGCTCTGGAAAGGGAACAGAGACCGCAGTGCTTCTCTCAGAtatagaatcacaaaatggtttgggcaggaagagaccttaaagcctACCACCCCCTACCATgaacagggacaccttccaccatcccaggctgctcca from Taeniopygia guttata chromosome 4A, bTaeGut7.mat, whole genome shotgun sequence includes:
- the LOC115495286 gene encoding HEPACAM family member 2 isoform X2, which codes for MFPVPLLLPLLLAPGSATVAPGVTARTLAPCYSADLRPAAGSLVSAVGCTVLLTAPALRGSRAVSWEYRAGSEDGVILSYGFHHPPNVSHLYEKRVTFNESNLSLQVVLQRGDSRLYRLRALEEATTWFHLHVVEPLSQPKIVGNSWVEAGSNTKLVCNVLQGKADAYWWMKNGVLLVESERIQFVENTTLCILRASISDSGYYTCIVSNAVSQNETSFLLKVHHYTNVVLPVMLTCVIIGSLAGVFVWYQRREDSCDNC
- the LOC115495286 gene encoding HEPACAM family member 2 isoform X1, with amino-acid sequence MFPVPLLLPLLLAPGSATVAPGVTARTLAPCYSADLRPAAGSLVSAVGCTVLLTAPALRGSRAVSWEYRAGSEDGVILSYGFHHPPNVSHLYEKRVTFNESNLSLQVVLQRGDSRLYRLRALEEATTWFHLHVVEPLSQPKIVGNSWVEAGSNTKLVCNVLQGKADAYWWMKNGVLLVESERIQFVENTTLCILRASISDSGYYTCIVSNAVSQNETSFLLKVHHYTNVVLPVMLTCVIIGSLAGVFVWYQRREDSCDNCCRTGSVLL
- the LOC115495258 gene encoding uncharacterized protein gives rise to the protein MLLCHPPELLGTTWVLLAGLLVLFPPALGAVHRAVPVGSWVLLPGLDNTHSDSMCWEFLNGTGPHPILQHEGGTHAPTIHAPYAGRAVFHPSNGSLLLEDVQQSDSGTYRVTVSSGDRRSLEIQLEVLQPVSRPQLRTSNLLARATGQVVCEVAEGRVDTITWKKDGQPLLPDRVPQLSSSHSVLHLRPAKKSDCGSYSCNASNGISWQETSLEVTIEGLSHRLKHTLRIAVIAVVFAAVSAWGLIIPVCQSEKLRIRGELWRWLSSYTCGLVCIACILDGTAGILWMWEEGPSVAVILPEITLSYLTVVTFLVATTVIFQPTDFSHLKCKKAQRTMGYAAPGAVVVVVLSSTFLIRSIYHRHEEGCTEFMDVTILVCSAAAVSALPLLAICLCYLSFTRHTTQGWSKDCDDCWMDKARSFEMSQPGTKDTIPS